The Cellulophaga sp. L1A9 genome window below encodes:
- a CDS encoding IS3 family transposase, giving the protein MNAVYSKHKISKTNIINMVGMVHSSYYRTPSFGKKGNTPSKLTYHKSRGWVNQDAVIASIKEILSHEFIDCGYRLMTSYLKKEAYLINHKKLYRIMKEQGMLKLENRINRSGSGRKFVKFRKVNTSRPMECLEMDIKMVWIPNVGKNAYLLSIIDVHTRRILKDYFSFSIKQDKVIAFL; this is encoded by the coding sequence GTGAATGCTGTTTATAGCAAGCATAAAATTAGTAAAACCAACATAATTAATATGGTAGGGATGGTTCATAGTAGCTATTACCGTACTCCCAGTTTTGGTAAAAAGGGTAATACTCCTAGTAAACTCACCTATCATAAATCTAGAGGTTGGGTTAATCAAGACGCTGTTATTGCTTCTATAAAAGAGATTTTAAGTCATGAATTTATAGATTGTGGTTACCGATTAATGACTTCTTACTTAAAAAAAGAAGCATACCTGATTAATCATAAAAAGCTCTACAGAATTATGAAAGAACAGGGAATGCTAAAACTAGAGAATCGGATAAACAGGAGTGGTTCTGGGCGTAAATTTGTAAAATTCAGAAAAGTAAATACCTCAAGACCAATGGAATGTTTAGAGATGGATATAAAGATGGTATGGATTCCTAATGTGGGTAAAAACGCTTATTTATTATCCATCATAGACGTACATACTCGTAGAATATTAAAAGACTATTTTTCTTTTTCTATTAAACAGGATAAGGTGATAGCGTTTTTATAA
- a CDS encoding transposase: protein MKYKEWTLDQKLEILSSSEEIGIIEACRKYGVSTGTFYSWKKKHESQGEAGLKVIYDTKSKEHKQAEEENRILCKLLSNKEIELEVQRELLKKKFGTSDPRKI, encoded by the coding sequence ATGAAATACAAGGAATGGACCTTAGATCAGAAGTTAGAAATTCTCTCTAGTTCAGAAGAAATCGGCATCATAGAAGCCTGTCGTAAATACGGAGTTAGTACAGGTACTTTTTATAGTTGGAAGAAGAAACATGAGAGTCAAGGAGAAGCAGGCTTAAAAGTCATCTATGATACTAAAAGTAAAGAACACAAGCAGGCAGAAGAAGAAAACCGAATACTATGTAAGCTTCTAAGCAATAAGGAAATTGAATTAGAAGTACAACGAGAACTTTTAAAAAAAAAGTTTGGAACGTCCGATCCAAGAAAGATTTAG